A single genomic interval of Plasmodium knowlesi strain H genome assembly, contig: PKNH_00_22, whole genome shotgun sequence harbors:
- a CDS encoding SICAvar, type I (fragment) has protein sequence MYICVYVSICLCACLLIGKPCAESSNGNECNYVQCIADKWSKNRSNLSIERIGGDLGNDLTRLLDQMRDPTNQTAVQHYCTQGTNGNTWSDSDAHDAANKTACKLVAAGLYHISKIHHNYDPDPKSGDKNPYDNQEFHQFASCLILKAVVQKMKEQSPICDIQPGIDAAFAKAKDIKTHYCNNGKPCFVCNLDDNYDGCIIKNGNTTAKVMDKLNGALTENKNKSNVDTTLGAITKTGGNNGPLCKRLQCLSSRVQALTTSTGSFKSSAVS, from the exons atgtatatatgtgtctatGTGTCTATATGTCTATGTGCGTGTCTGCTTATAGGTAAACCGTGTGCAGAAAGCAGCAATGGTAACGAATGCAATTATGTGCAGTGCATAGCAGATAAGTGGAGTAAGAATAGGAGTAACCTGTCCATC GAAAGAATTGGAGGAGACCTCGGGAACGACTTAACAAGGCTGCTGGACCAAATGAGGGACCCTACAAACCAGACCGCCGTTCAACATTACTGTACCCAGGGAACCAACGGCAACACCTGGAGCGATAGCGACGCCCATGACGCCGCAAACAAAACTGCATGCAAACTTGTTGCAGCCGGATTATATCATATATCTAAAATTCATCATAATTACGACCCGGACCCGAAGAGTGGGGATAAGAATCCTTACGACAACCAAGAGTTCCATCAATTTGCTTCCTGCTTAATATTAAAAGCTGTcgtgcaaaaaatgaaagaacaaaGCCCCATTTGCGACATACAACCAGGAATAGACGCCGCTTTTGCCAAGGCAAAAGACATTAAAACCCACTACTGCAACAATGGTAAACCCTGCTTCGTTTGTAATTTGGACGACAACTATGACGGTTGCATCATCAAGAACGGCAATACCACTGCCAAAGTAATGGACAAATTGAATGGCGCGCTCACAGAGAATAAGAATAAGTCCAACGTTGACACCACCTTGGGCGCAATAACTAAAACAGGCGGAAATAATGGCCCCTTATGCAAACGTCTCCAGTGTTTATCTTCTCGTGTTCAAGCACTCACTACGTCTACGGGATCGTTCAAGAGCAGTGCGGTAAGT